The Primulina eburnea isolate SZY01 chromosome 12, ASM2296580v1, whole genome shotgun sequence genome includes the window AATTGGAATGCCAAAATcacccaaaaaaatttaaaatttctcgATGAAACCGGGAAATAACTACGCGCAATCACATAAAATCCAAACAATCACAAGCACAAGCTAAACAGGGTAAAAATTCACCCAAACAAGAAATGCCAGAAAAGCTGGAAAAAATCCGAAAAACACAACAAACTGGGATCTAATCAGCGTACCTTTCAACACACACGAGCAAGATTGCCCTCCGTTGGACTGAAACCCGATTTTCCTTTTCTGCAATTTTTTGAGCTATCGCAATGTTCGATTGAGGTTGAAGTGAAGTAAACCTTCTCTACGTCACAAAGAATGGGATATTTATAGAATgaggggccgaaaattttctTAGACGTGGCGATTATGTCGAGTGAAGCTTCCCGAAGCCACACGTTTTTGTCTGGGTGGAAAATTGATTGAATTTGACTAAGTCAACGGTTTTGCTTGCTTGGGGGCTAAGCAACTTCTCCTTTCGTCTATCTTGTTTTTGTACCATGtccaaaaattttaaacaataatttaattcaataaatatttaaatgatgaaatttttaaaaattaaattatagtaCTTCAGACATGAAAAGAAAATGTGATCACAACgagatttatttataaaaaaatagttGCTAATGTGAATTGAGATCAAATTGTGGGCGCCGATATTTTTTCAACCACCAGTAAATACAATAtttatacaaaaacacaaaaatgaacagtaacaaatgTATGTCGATCTTGTCCTGGGACAATAtttatacaaaaacacaaaaatgaacagtaacaaatgTATGTCGATCTTGTCCTGGGACAATTAAGCGTGTTTAATATCAACttcttaaaatttaaaataagaatattgGATTCGATCTAATATAACAAACTTCTCTCCAATTTTTAGGCGTTATGATATTTCAAACATAAAATCTCAAGACTGAACAAACCACAAATTGATATGATCATCGATAAAAACCACTACTTTGTTAGTAGACTTCTGGAttgattttttgtttaaaaattatgtgaaacggtctcacatatcatattttgtgagatatatctcttatttgggtcatccatgaaaaaattatcaatttttgtactaagagtattattttttattgtgaatatcggtagaagtattactttttatattaaaaatattatttttttattgtaaatatcggtagaatTAACGTAAAAACTCGTGAGATTATCTCACGATAGACCTGcttcgatttttttaaaaaatgattttgaAGTAAACTTGAAAATGAATAGCGAATGGATATTTCGTATCGTCCAATTTTAAAATTCCAGTTGAAAATTGACCTGGAAGTCGAACGATTGGTATATTATTTTCCTACCGCTCAAGTTGTCTCGTACTTCCGCCACCGCCTCAGCCTCAGCCTCTCCGATCGTCGTCTGCCACCAGCACGGCGCGCTCCACCATTCACGCCCATCACTCCGAACTCTCTCTCTCATTCTCCTCGTCTCTCAACTTTAGTCCAGCATAGCCAAGACCAACTTACCACTTCACCAAACCTTGTTCGGCAGCTGCACTTCGCTTTTCTTACTTGGGTGTGCCGGaaagtttgaatctttaatCCATTATGTGAGTAATTTTCGGGTTCTGGAGTTAGGGGTTCTGAGTTCAGGGGTTTTGATTCGGGTGTTCAATTTAGGGATTTGTATTTTGATAGGTCGATTGGGATTTATTTTGTGCAGTTTTTGTTGTGTTTATGAGAAGTTATTTTTATATGTATTTTTGCTGGTTTTGTtaccttttatttttattcttgCAATTGAAGAACGCAACTGTCACGGGGATACCGGTAGAACTATTATGTTCCCCCCCTCGACAAAGCggatttttttgttttgaattgGCTCTCAAGTAGTTTATCCCGTGATGTTTTGGTTAGAAatttgtattaatttttattttgattttgcgACATGAGAAGTTATAGCAATCAATGTTCTAGAAATCTGTAATCAGTCAGATTATTTCCCTGTTACAGATAACTCGTGGATAAGTgtcaatttaaaagaaaaaacgcCATATCTAATATGGTCTGCGATTATACTTTGACCATAGTCGGTAGAGTTCAGCCTACCGCGAGAGCATTACCGTCCATCTCTGAGGGCATTACCGTCGAATTGGATCCAATGACCAccattttcctttttctttttctatgtGAATCAAGCGTGAACCTCACGTGTTTGAATCAATGATGACTTTTAGATCTGCAGTTACGACATTACACCTCAGTGTTTCAAATTAACATACAGTATATCATACATCTGATGAATATAAACGGTGTTGATATTTCTACCTTGTGCAcgttaggtttttttttttttttggttttcatTATTGTGAAATATAAGGGTACTGCATTTAATTAAGCAGGAAAGCTGCAGAGATGCAGCAACCAGGTCCAATATTTCCTGTCATGCAGTCATTTCCCCCTACCAATATCACCACCGAACAGATTCAGAAGGTATTTCTTATTTTCCGTTGAAATTTTTTTGGGCCATTGCAAACATCTAAAATAGTCATTTTTATGCATTGGTGACCTTTTGGTTTTGGTGGGAAACCACACACTTGTTAATTATATTGCCTATGACTGTAGGTAGTTTTGATTTCCAATAGTTTGTTCCTTGCAAGAGCAAAAAGCTTTTTCTAATCTTTCTTTGTATCTCATAGTAAGTTAATATGGTCTATAACCAGTAATTGTCCAACTAACTATTGTTAAATGTTCATTTGTATAATGATGATTAATCTCTTTCCAAAATTTTCTGATACAGAAACTTCTAAGATATAATTTTCTAATGAAAGAATCGATAAAATAGTGGAAACTTGATTCCGTTGTGTCAAATTTAAAAGATCAAGGCTCTGAACATCTGACAGTCGAATTGATCAAGTAATACATGGAATATGGTCTTCTAGCTTTAGAAGTGAATTTTACCTTTTTGGAGTCATTCATGCGGTGGCACTGTTAAGATTAATAGAAATAAGTTGCCCTGTTCGATGGCTGGCTGATCTGTGGACTTGTAGTGAAATTGTCATTAAAGTAAGTTGGTGCTTGATTTTGTTTTTAGTGAATGTTCCATAAAATATGGATAGACTCATATGAAATATGTTTCATCGTACTTTAACTTTCTGTTGTGAAATTTTTTCATGATTTGCATTTTGACATGCAATGTTGTTGCCAACTGTTGATGCAGTACCTTGATGAGAACAAGAAGTTGATATTGGCGATATTGGACAATCAAAATCTTGGCAAACTTGCCGAGTGTGCCCAGTAAGCGTGTTATCTTTTTCTGTTTGTGTTTGCATTCGTGGATGGCAAGTGTATTTACGCATTTTCTTATCTGCAATTTTCATCATCAAGCATTGCATTTGCTTCTTGTTTTCTGCTGTATAGTTAGAATCTTAGTGACACAATTCAACTGTCTTTATCTTGGATATGAAACTTTCATTCTTTCTCTGCATTTTTTTGTGCATCTGAAAATTCTTGTGTGTGCACATGACTGTTAGAACTGGCATTTTGCTTCTGTATGGCTTTCTTAAATGAAACTCCTTAGAGGAGTTGTATGCCCGACAAATTTGCTATTGCTTCTTGGTTTTTTGACAACCGAGTGCTTATATTTTTAACATCAAAACAACTTTTGATTCAATATTATCTTGATGGATCAGGTATCAGGCTCaacttcaaaaaaatttaatgtatTTGGCCGCAATTGCTGATGCACAACCTCAGACATCAGCAATGCCTCCTCCGGTATCCTAGTCTGCTCGATGCAAATTTACTTATGGCATTATAGACCTCTCTCTAATTTATACTCTGGCTTGTGCAGATGACTCCGCATCCTGCTATGCAGCAGGGCGCATTTTACATGCCACATCCTCAAGCTGCAGCCATGGCTCAGCAAGCAGGTATTTTCCCCACACGAGCACCATTTAATTCACCACACCCAATGCAAGATATGCGGCAGCAATTGCCACAAGCACCTCCCCACCTGCATTCCACACAAGCATACGCTGGAGCCATCAATGGTATGCAACCAGCACAAACCGAAGCCAATCTTGGAGTTAGCCGCAGCATTCCATCTTCAAAATCTGGTCCGACCGATACACATGGAGTAAATAAGCAAGATAAACCTGACACGGGTGCCAAAACCAAATCTGATGTCAAAAGAAGCTCAAATGTAGCACATGGTAGTTCTCATGGACCGGAAGCCAAGTAAAGGGATCAAGAAATTTGTAAGCTGTCGCATATAGTTCTTGATAGTAAGGTTCTGTTCTAGAGCTATTGTTTCTAGGGTTGCTGTGCTGTAGTCGGACTCTTGCTGTAAGTAGAGGAAGAAGCTCTTGTCGTCATTTGTTTTATATCTACTGAGGATGATGCTTGTTATTCCTGCACAAAGATTTTGTGTTCATCGATAATAGTCTCCCTGCACTCTTTTACTGTATCATGTACTCATTAAGGTCCTTCATACATGGACCATGGTTGATCGGATGCGAGGAATGGAAATTTACTGGATGCAAAACGTGGTGCACTCTTAATTCTGTCGTTTTTTTGCTTGCAGAACTAATTCTAATGTTCGGAACACATCCAACGTGTTTGTTGTCCACACTGCTTCCACCTCGACCCGCAGCTGAGGTGAGTCCTAGTATCATGGGCCATTGCACCTCCTGAATCACGAAGAGTAGAGTACTTAGCATGTCTTGTACAGTTTATGTTGTGTGGTCTGGTCGTTATTCAAAGTTGTTCGAGGGTGTTGCGGCTTCTATTGATGTCTTATCTATGTATCCACATGATTCTCGTTTTAACGTATTTGAGTCAAGATTAAACTTCACGCTCAGTAtagttgtatttttttttctttgatatCCAAATAATAATTTACTGGTAAAAGAAAAGGTAAAAGAAACACCAATGCATATACAACGATATATTAAGAATACGCTCAGCACAACTGGTTTATTTTGTATCCACATACCACGTCAAAGAggcatttcaaaaaaaaaaattgtattaaaTGTCGTCTCTTCGTATAATCGAAGGGCCAGGAGGAATCATGGTTTCATCTTTACCTTGTGAGCTACTTTCTTCTGCTATTAAAGAAAGATGCCTCCCTGGACTATTGTAGATCGCATTCGAATTGGCATGCGATGGAGGAGAAGGGCTGTTCCAAAACGGGGAATTCTGTCCAGACCTGAACTCAAATTCTCCATCCCCGCGAGGCAACGGGGAGATAGGCAGCGCGTCGACCCGTTTCCTGCAAAACTTGTTCTCTACAACGGTTCTCACTTCTTGAGCTAGAGAGCACCAACAACAAAAAAGCCAGAGAGCACAATCTGCGGCTGTTGGATTACATTGAATCTTTTTCTCATCTGAGTTCTCCAAAAACCACCATGGAGTAACCCAAATATACAAAGGAAAATCCCCGTGACGCCTAAGGCGGCTCTTATTGTCTCGTTATCTATGTTAATGGCTGCAAGATTGAAAATCCAAAAGGGACCCAAGCAGAACAGAAAAAAAGTTGCAATGTGAACATACATTTTGCCAAACCCGAGTCTCTCCATGTTCCATCCAAACACGCAGAAACTACAGAAATAATAAGTAAGCTAAAGAAATGTCGTCCCAAAAATCAAGAACTCCGCCGCTCCATTGGGGTCGAGTCTCAACAGTCCTTTCTACATCTCTCAGTGCAAATGAGAATTGTTTTTCGAAAGAACTTCTCAACTGATTCTGTCCAGTACTATCATCAGTTGTAACCGTAATTTGCCATTCTTCATCTATATCAGACTCGTATTCTTTACCAAGAGGGCTAAGAGTGGTGTAAATCCCGGCAAATGCAGATGCGCCAATTGCAACAGATAAAACATAATCCGACCCCTGTAGGTGGGCGTTCCGACCTATTGTATCCCTAGTTAAGGCCACACAGTGCATATCGAGCAAAACAGTTGATATTGAGAAGAAAAACCACCATCATCATGTGCATCCATTCGTTCAGTTTATAGGTGCCATTCTTGCAGTAAACTTTTCGTAGCTTCAAAACATCTTCCGACTTCCATCTTATTAGTAATGCAAAGTGATAAATTCGTTTAGGGTGTTGGTATAAACACATGAGGGTGAATAAGGCGTTCAGAATTTGGTTACTGACTTCGAACAAGGGGTCCCTCTGTGATTTTTTTGGGAGTGAGTGGTTTAACATTCCCGTCATGACCATGACTAGAATTGCCTCAGAAACAGCAACACAGACTATCCAGATAAAAAGGGCCATATTCAAGGGATTCTTTATCCATTCTTTGCAGATTCTCCAAAGGCAGTTCCAATCAAATTTTCGAGAAAAGTAGTTGTTAAAGCGTTCACGAATATGCAGATTGTTAGATGAAGGCACAGCTAAACCGTTGAAACTTTGCAGATGGTGAAGCCAAATTACCAAATTTAAGAAAGTTCATCCTCTTGGAAAGAGCAGTAAAACCATCATAGGATCCATTTTTCGTATTTTCGTCACTTACAAGACCTCTTTGTGAAGTGGAGACGTGCAGAGGTATGTGGCCCTCAGAATTATCACCTGTTGCCATCTTACTTTCTCAAGCAAAATGTTctaaattcaagaaaaattaaTAAAGTCGGGATACATTCTAAATCTCTTTTCCCTTTGACAAAAATTGGGAAAGCTGCCTATATCGAGCTACCAATAACTTCAAAAATAAAGAACATATTTCAGTTTCTAAATTGGAAAAAGCTACGACCTTGGTTACACCATAAACAACAGAGCAAGCAGCAATAGCAAATTTCAGACTAGCTAATTATTACACGCCATACCCATAAACAAAAGTTCAAACAGATTCCAAACCATAATATATTAAGCTCGAGCAAAATATACAAAAGCAATAAGCAACAGAaacaaatatacaaattctcaaaagatatcaaaataaACTCACAGCAGATGGCAAGGATGAAAGAAAAGATTGAAACTTGGTGTTTGCTGATTTTCTTTGAATCTTCTCTTCCGCaatacttaaattatttattcggCAGGTTTGAATTGAACAATGGGCATGAAGTAAGTTATTACAAGAAGTCAATAGTGTGGCGTTCATGTCAAGTCCTTGTGAAACCACAAATCCAAGTAGTTGTCTTCTCGACAAGGTTTTATGGTCGCCATGAACTATTACAGTGTGTACGTAATAtaattcttttaaaatattattaaaaataaaataaaatactgtAAAACTAGAAATTGGGCAAGAGAGGTGGATATAGTTTGCAGTTTATAGAGAGACCagcttgattttgatttttagaAATTAGAGGAAAAATTCATTGATGATTTTGCCAGTGACAATTTCAAGAATTAGTGATAAACATTagcaaatttaatttaagcataTTGCACTATTATAATATAAGTTGACAAAACTACCcatttgacaaatattttgaTACAAACATATAACCTTTAAATTATTActcaattttgatatatttaaccATTCATGGAGTGTAAATATCACCGCGTGCATGAACAAACTTGTAAAATTGAAGTTCAACTCCATTGGATCGAGAAAGCACTTGACTAATAGACAAACAAAACcttttttaaagtatttatttcACCTGTTAAAAAACAACATAGTTACTCGACTTTATGTTAAAATTTCATACTAACAATACAGTTCAATAATTTAGGAGTTAACAGAGTTACAGGTTCAAGCCACTGAGTCACTAAACTTTTTTGAAAGTAAAGAGAGTAAAGTCTAAGTAAGATCGTCTTCCTCCAGTTCTTTAGCCTTTACCGCTTCCTTCACTCTCAATAGAAGTGTTGTCTTCCAAGCATCCTGGGGGCAAACAAGCACTTTATAAGGACAACAAAAGTAATATTTTGGGCAGATGACTTGTAGCATCTGATACCAAGGTTTCGAGTTGGGATGATATCTCGTCTTGGGTTCGAAACCCAATTGTATCAACCCCTTTCCAACTAAAAGCAGAAGTAATATTTTGCAAATATGGTAAAGATACGCAGACAAAAGAGCTGGTTTAACGAAAATCACTTTAGACTGAGGAACTTAGACAAGAATAGATCAATGGCTACCAACACAAGAAAAAGGTATCGGAAAACAAAACGAAGCCTATAGATATCCTTATTTATCTGAACCCACTAATTGTAGGTCCTCTCACCTTTTCTCATAGATCTACCTTTTCtttggttattttttttttttagtaggAACTCATGTCCCCTCTACCAGATATTATGAAGTAAGCTGGACCACTTGGTCTGGCCTTGGATGGAGGTCGCCAACCAAGGCCATGGGATACCTGTTGGCCGTTTATCCCACCCAGGCAAGTATAGATCTACCTAAAAGGTTGGATATAGATCATGCTCAAAACATCCAAGTGCCCAATCCCAGTCAACAGTTCGAAAGTTGCCACCTAGCATTTTCTTGCCATGATAATTTTAGTTCGATTCATTCTCATAGATTAACGCTTGGTAAATCAAGTTCTCAATGagttgcaatgaaataaaatgcaTGTCATCCCAGGATTCTGAAGCCATGGAAATATATTAAATCCCAAGTTACGAAACAAATTCAGCCGTATCTGTTGAATGAAATTCTCCATGGCTCTTGCTAGTACGAAATATAGAATGTGTATTTTCAGATACTCATAACACTTTTGAGATTGCATGTTCACTTACCAGTTGAGTCATGCTATCAAATTCCTTTACAGCATCAGTGAACTTTGCAACATTTTCCTCGTCAACAGCAGCAGCTAATTCCTGTGATAGACAGAGAAAAATTATAAAAGATATTTCATTTAGAGGAAACAAAACTAAAGATGAGGGCtaatgataaaattttaatgttTGAACCTCTTTCTCTTCTTCAAATTTTTGTGTCTTGTGTGATGTATGGATAATTCTCAAATTGGGCACATACCCTTTCGTATCACGTCGGATAATTTCGAGATACAAATATTTGATgaatatttgaaatatatatgtcaGATGTTCTAAATGTTTAACgtgaaatattttgtttataaaatatatattattaatcatAAATCTCTTATAtccaatatatttatatagttattttatatatatacacacacaaacatATAAAACAACAATGTCTTCCACATGTCGTATCCTAATTATTCAAAAATTGAAGTGTGATGTATTGCATCATATATGTGTCAATATCCATGTAAAATAGCTTGTCTTTAAACAGTCATTCCAGCTCATACTCATTTACATTCAAGCTCAGCTTTATGCAAATAACAGTCCTCCGAATGGTTCTGCCACTTGATTTTGACTGCATTCGATTGCTTGCACTGTTTtaatcaagaacaaataattATTGCCACTTTGCTGCTTGAACAGACGTCTGCCTAGACAGGAAACTATTTTATATTTGTGAAACTTTACTTCGTGACAGTTTATTCAATCACCTCCAGACTTGTAACCTGATGGCTTTTCAATCCTAACAAAAAGGTTTCCCTTGGATAACATGTAATCACCTCAAAATGGACAGACAGATTTAAGTAAACCAAAAGGCAAAACCAATGTTTAAGAGCAATGACATACCACTAGCAATTTGTACTCACGTGTTCCTGAAAATGTAGGATCTAGTTCCTtcaaaacaagaagaaaatgTGTTTGCTTAGCACAAAAATTGAATAAGGAGTAAACTGGCTAatcaaaaagaagaaaacgCAAGTACCTGGTACCGCTCCAAGGCATTGTTGATTGCAACAAAATCACCCCGGCAGAGTTGACAAATGCCAGCGTTTAGAAGGTGTCCTTTAACTCCATACTTCAACAAGTTATTACTGAGCGACTGTCTTGTTATATCTTCATAAATCTCAATTGCCTTTTGGTATCTGAGGAAAGAATGCCTGTTAAGTTTTTCAACAAAATGTCCGAACTATATGCAACATAATTCAACAAAAAGTAACTCCCCCGCAGAATAAGAATGTCAGACTCGAATGCATGATCTGTCAGTCTTATGGGTTATTTTTATTCTCAAATAAATAAAGTGAGGAAAAGATTACCAGATGGAAAGAAAATGGCAAGGGTGACTCATATCGTATTGAACAATTAATGCTGTGAGCAAGAGAGATGAAGTTGAAAAACAGGATGCACAAGATTGACATGCAATTATTGGTCAAGGTACTTCAGAAAAGAACCAAACAAACAAGAGCCGTTATCTTTAAATAATAGTCTCAGCAATCATGAATTCGTGAAACTAAGCAGAAAGAATGGACATACTTAACTGTTCGAGTCGAGCAGCAAATTCTGCAATTTTCTGCTTACACTGATTTGCAGAACTTGTTGCTTCTTCACTTTCAAAGAGATCAGCAGCTTTATCATAGTAATCAATAGCCTTTTCCAAGTTTTGCTCTTGTTCATACAACTCTGCAATTTCCTGGCAAAGTGTAAAACAGTTACCACGCACTTATTCTCTGTCCTCTGAGTGAATGTAACAATTAATATGTTACCCAGTGACATTATTGCAACATTCATTGGTTTAGGCTCTTACTGTTTGATTCATCATACTAAGGTTATGAAATATCACTCAGCAATGATTGATAATATGTTTCTTATGTGTTACCTTGAAATATCTGGCGGACATATTAAGCCTTCCaatatccaaaaataaatttacagATTGCTCCAAACAAGCTACTGACTCTGCAAAGCATACAAATGTCAGTGGGCATCTTCTAAATTTGAAAATGTAAGGTGATAATCGAAGAAAACCATATATTCGGAGGGCGAGGGAAGCAAATATTAATAAACGAAATTAAAAGGTCAAGAAAATTATACGTGGGATCAACCACATATCCGTTATCCATGacacaacatatatatataacttgAAATAACCAAAATTTGAAGATTAGAAAAAATAGAGCTGAACTAGGCATATATAGACCTTTTGTGTTGATTTTTTTATAGCAATGAGCAGCTTCAGCGTAAGCATTAGCAGCTTCATGCTTGCTATCCGACTGCAAACATTAATTGAAAAAGCATAAGGTCAAGGACAGGTTCAGGGGAAGGAAGCAAGACACTGCACTGCCTTGCAGCACAGCACATGCCATGATTTCACCTTCAAGTAACAGTTTGCCAACTTAACATACACTGCTCCAGCTCGATCCCCTGAAATAAAAGATTTTTGAAACAATTAATTAAGATCAGCCACGAGGAAAATATTCCCCAAGAAGCAAAATTTTTAGGTATGCTTCACTCAACAAAACTTCGGATCATTAAAGATTCTATTGAGTAGTGAATTCAataaattaagataaaacaacCTGAGCTTGCATTCGCGTACCGAACACTCCGAACTTGCAAATGTAATTCAACAGGCATAACTATTCACTAAAACCGTAACATATTCACAACGAAAATATCCTTTGGTGCAATTTTTTCGTATCATGCAAACAACGGTTGCCGGAAATTCTAAAGAACTTTCACAAATATCCATTTTATCAAAACGTAAAATGCATTGCAAACGCCTAATCCATTCACAGAAAAATCGAACACCAGCCATTCATCCAAATTCTTAAACATAAGCATACGTAACAAAACTTTCTCAAACCAGTCTAAGCATTTCAGAATCAGAAccacataaaaaataaaaaaacagatttaaaatacaaaaaaaaaaaaaaaaaagaccgaATAACATACAAAAACAATGCAAATACAAACGTAGACGTAAATGTATTACATGATTTGGAAAGTTTGTAGGCATTGGCGGCCTTTTCGAACAAATCAGCGGCGTCCTCGTATTTGGAGCCGAGAATACCCCAGCCGGCAAGCTTTTTCTCGGCTTGCTGCTCGAATTCTTCTGCTCTTGCTGTCTGATCCCCCATaactttttttttgcttttttcaCGATAATTCGTGGTGGCCTGTTATGCTTCTCTTGAAGGAACGTAGAAAAATCATGTGTACgcaatattataaataaaagaTAATCACAAaactcaaataattttttttaaaaaaaatcaataattagCATTAAATCGCACATCCAcacttatttatttaatattattaagtcGAAATcacaaattacaaaaaaaaatattttttgaaaaattatttatcaacttTATATCAcaactaattaaatataattttttaatctttttttgcacttttttatttttaaatgatcatATAGTACGGACTAAAAAcgattattataaaaaatcattgttaaatttttgattttatAATCTCTAGATTTTTCACAcaaaaaattattcaatatcgAAAAACATCGCATGTCAAGGACCTGATATAGTACATACTATTTAATTAACCACTATTATTattcattatattatttataatttttgt containing:
- the LOC140807413 gene encoding alpha-soluble NSF attachment protein-like, coding for MGDQTARAEEFEQQAEKKLAGWGILGSKYEDAADLFEKAANAYKLSKSWDRAGAVYVKLANCYLKSDSKHEAANAYAEAAHCYKKINTKESVACLEQSVNLFLDIGRLNMSARYFKEIAELYEQEQNLEKAIDYYDKAADLFESEEATSSANQCKQKIAEFAARLEQYQKAIEIYEDITRQSLSNNLLKYGVKGHLLNAGICQLCRGDFVAINNALERYQELDPTFSGTREYKLLVELAAAVDEENVAKFTDAVKEFDSMTQLDAWKTTLLLRVKEAVKAKELEEDDLT
- the LOC140807146 gene encoding GRF1-interacting factor 3-like isoform X2; amino-acid sequence: MQQPGPIFPVMQSFPPTNITTEQIQKYLDENKKLILAILDNQNLGKLAECAQYQAQLQKNLMYLAAIADAQPQTSAMPPPMTPHPAMQQGAFYMPHPQAAAMAQQAGIFPTRAPFNSPHPMQDMRQQLPQAPPHLHSTQAYAGAINGMQPAQTEANLGVSRSIPSSKSGPTDTHGVNKQDKPDTGAKTKSDVKRSSNVAHGSSHGPEAK
- the LOC140807146 gene encoding GRF1-interacting factor 3-like isoform X1, which codes for MKAAEMQQPGPIFPVMQSFPPTNITTEQIQKYLDENKKLILAILDNQNLGKLAECAQYQAQLQKNLMYLAAIADAQPQTSAMPPPMTPHPAMQQGAFYMPHPQAAAMAQQAGIFPTRAPFNSPHPMQDMRQQLPQAPPHLHSTQAYAGAINGMQPAQTEANLGVSRSIPSSKSGPTDTHGVNKQDKPDTGAKTKSDVKRSSNVAHGSSHGPEAK